One genomic region from Ornithinimicrobium flavum encodes:
- a CDS encoding PepSY domain-containing protein, translating to MTKTTSLTIALALSATLGLAACGSDDDVTGPGVSAGTTDAVATADETGDDDSTGSDDPATGTTEGSTSGAVPPGAEDVTSLALAAVATAETETAGIAYEIDDQDDDGTWEVDVRAGDRSVEVTVSPDGTTVESTEEDDLDAEDRDALDAASITVVEAIEIAVGEVGGVLDDVELDEEDGTYAWEVTLDGTDSGDDVEVLVSVTGEVLRADA from the coding sequence ATGACGAAGACCACCAGCCTGACCATCGCCCTCGCACTGTCGGCCACCCTGGGCCTGGCCGCCTGCGGATCCGACGACGACGTGACCGGGCCCGGCGTGAGCGCCGGCACGACCGACGCCGTCGCGACCGCGGACGAGACCGGCGACGACGACAGCACCGGCTCCGACGACCCGGCCACCGGCACGACCGAGGGCAGCACCAGCGGCGCGGTGCCGCCCGGCGCGGAGGACGTGACGAGCCTGGCCCTGGCGGCCGTCGCGACCGCCGAGACCGAGACCGCAGGCATCGCCTACGAGATCGACGACCAGGACGACGACGGCACCTGGGAGGTCGACGTGCGGGCCGGCGACCGGTCCGTCGAGGTGACCGTCTCGCCCGACGGCACCACCGTGGAGAGCACCGAGGAGGACGACCTCGACGCGGAGGACCGGGACGCCCTGGACGCCGCCAGCATCACGGTGGTCGAGGCGATCGAGATCGCGGTGGGTGAGGTCGGCGGCGTCCTGGACGACGTCGAGCTGGACGAGGAGGACGGGACCTACGCCTGGGAGGTCACCCTGGACGGGACCGACAGCGGCGACGACGTCGAGGTGCTGGTCTCCGTCACCGGTGAGGTCCTCCGCGCGGACGCCTGA
- a CDS encoding IS1380 family transposase — MRVCHNISAVFDDPNLIGTAGLVPVMGLAEEAGLEDLVAGHVSVPGSAGANADLKVSSLVAGMVAGADSIEDMDVVRHGGMDRVFTGLRAPTTLGTHLRGYTFGHVRQLDAVGSRVLANLAGIVPGLLAGADQVAYLDVDDTIRATHGYAKQGSGYGYTGVKGLNVQVATLSTPTAAPVLAATRLRKGNAASAHGAARLIADALATARRAGATGTLTVRADSAYYNHDVVAATRRAGARFSLTARMDPAVTAAISRIPEDDWVSIKYPNAIWDQAEDRWVSDAQVTEVEYTAFTSRKKAEHVTARLIVRRVRRLNPKATKAGQDELFATYRHHAVFTDSPLSMLAAEASHRDHAIVEQVIADLKSGPLAHVPSGSFSANGAWTVLAAIAYNLTRAAGVLASTRHAWARPATIRDELIKIPARIANRARRLHLHLPTNWPWQHPWLGLHDAAYAPS, encoded by the coding sequence ATGCGAGTCTGCCACAACATCTCCGCCGTGTTCGATGACCCGAACCTGATCGGCACGGCCGGCCTGGTCCCGGTGATGGGCTTGGCCGAGGAGGCCGGGCTGGAGGATCTGGTGGCCGGGCACGTCAGCGTGCCCGGCTCGGCCGGCGCCAACGCCGACCTCAAGGTCAGTTCGCTGGTCGCGGGCATGGTCGCCGGCGCGGACAGCATCGAGGACATGGACGTGGTGCGCCACGGTGGGATGGACCGGGTCTTCACCGGACTCCGGGCGCCGACCACGCTGGGCACCCACCTGCGCGGCTACACCTTCGGCCACGTCCGCCAGCTGGACGCCGTCGGCTCCCGTGTCCTGGCCAACCTGGCCGGTATCGTCCCGGGCCTGCTGGCCGGCGCCGATCAGGTCGCCTACCTGGACGTCGATGACACGATCCGCGCCACCCACGGGTACGCCAAGCAGGGCAGCGGGTACGGCTACACCGGCGTCAAGGGCCTGAACGTGCAGGTCGCGACCCTGTCCACCCCGACCGCGGCACCGGTGCTCGCAGCCACGAGGCTGCGCAAGGGCAACGCCGCCTCCGCCCACGGCGCGGCCCGGCTGATCGCCGACGCGCTGGCCACCGCCCGCCGGGCCGGCGCGACCGGCACTCTGACCGTCCGCGCGGACTCGGCCTACTACAACCACGACGTCGTCGCCGCGACCCGCCGGGCCGGGGCCCGGTTCTCCCTGACCGCCCGGATGGACCCGGCCGTGACCGCCGCGATCTCCCGGATCCCCGAGGACGACTGGGTGTCCATCAAGTACCCGAACGCGATCTGGGACCAGGCCGAGGACCGGTGGGTCTCCGACGCCCAGGTCACCGAGGTCGAGTACACAGCGTTCACGTCCCGGAAGAAGGCCGAGCACGTCACCGCCCGGCTCATCGTGCGCCGCGTCAGACGCCTGAACCCCAAGGCGACCAAGGCCGGGCAGGACGAGCTGTTCGCGACCTACCGCCACCACGCCGTGTTCACCGACTCACCCCTGTCCATGCTGGCCGCGGAGGCCTCGCACCGTGACCACGCGATCGTCGAGCAGGTCATCGCCGACCTGAAATCAGGGCCGCTGGCTCACGTCCCTTCCGGATCGTTCTCGGCCAACGGTGCGTGGACGGTGCTGGCCGCGATCGCCTACAACCTGACCCGCGCCGCCGGCGTCCTGGCCTCGACCCGGCACGCCTGGGCCCGACCCGCCACGATCCGCGACGAGCTGATCAAGATCCCCGCCCGGATCGCCAACCGGGCCCGACGACTCCACCTGCACCTGCCCACGAACTGGCCCTGGCAGCACCCCTGGCTTGGCCTCCACGACGCCGCCTACGCCCCCTCCTGA